The Stratiformator vulcanicus genome has a segment encoding these proteins:
- the dprA gene encoding DNA-processing protein DprA, which produces MPDPALIAALRLTLTPGVGPRIRQTLIDAFGAVDRIFAAQRSELLELPGIGPKLADAITAAAQSDEPERELRRCDELGVKLILKGTDEYPAMLSELPDAPPVLYVRGELLPQDQLALAIVGSRGCTYYGQRQTEKIAGGLARAAVTVVSGLARGIDGHAHRAALNAGGRTIAVTATGMETVYPPEHADLSDEITANGAIVTEFRLDQKPLAGLFPQRNRIISGLSLGVILTEASRKSGALHTARHAVEQNREVFAIPGPIDSGASEGCHDLIRDGATLIRGVDDVLEALGPLRESIRVPVTERGRRPKKNDRDEPSEERTVASPAELLLTDQERQVLDAVAAQPEAVDLVLERAAIEPGRTLATLTMLEMKRLVRRLPGNRIVRSS; this is translated from the coding sequence ATGCCTGACCCCGCCCTCATCGCCGCCCTGCGATTGACGCTGACGCCCGGCGTGGGGCCGCGGATCAGGCAGACTTTGATCGACGCTTTCGGGGCGGTCGATCGCATCTTTGCGGCGCAGCGGTCGGAGTTGTTGGAACTGCCGGGGATCGGGCCGAAGCTGGCGGATGCGATCACGGCGGCTGCCCAGTCGGACGAGCCGGAGCGGGAACTTCGCCGGTGCGATGAACTCGGTGTGAAATTGATCCTGAAGGGGACCGACGAATACCCTGCGATGCTTTCGGAACTGCCCGATGCTCCGCCGGTGCTGTATGTGCGGGGAGAACTGTTGCCGCAGGACCAGCTCGCGCTGGCGATCGTCGGGTCACGGGGCTGCACCTATTACGGACAGCGGCAGACGGAGAAGATCGCTGGCGGACTCGCCCGGGCCGCGGTGACGGTCGTCAGCGGTCTGGCCCGCGGTATCGACGGCCATGCCCATCGTGCCGCGCTGAATGCGGGCGGACGCACGATCGCCGTGACCGCGACCGGGATGGAAACGGTCTATCCGCCGGAACATGCGGATCTGTCCGATGAGATCACCGCGAACGGTGCGATTGTGACGGAATTTCGTCTTGATCAGAAACCGCTCGCCGGGCTGTTTCCACAGCGGAATCGCATCATCAGCGGATTGTCGCTCGGCGTGATCCTGACAGAGGCTTCCCGGAAAAGCGGGGCGCTGCACACGGCCCGTCACGCGGTGGAACAAAATCGGGAGGTTTTTGCGATCCCCGGCCCGATCGACAGCGGAGCGAGCGAGGGCTGTCACGATCTGATCCGCGACGGAGCGACGTTGATCCGCGGCGTTGATGACGTGCTCGAAGCGCTGGGGCCGCTCCGCGAGTCGATTCGCGTTCCCGTTACCGAACGGGGCCGCCGGCCGAAGAAGAACGATCGAGATGAGCCTTCCGAAGAGCGTACCGTCGCCAGTCCGGCCGAGTTACTGCTGACCGATCAGGAGCGGCAGGTGCTCGATGCCGTCGCGGCGCAGCCGGAGGCGGTCGACCTTGTTCTGGAGAGGGCGGCAATCGAACCGGGGCGGACCTTGGCAACGCTGACGATGCTGGAGATGAAGCGGCTGGTCCGCCGGCTCCCGGGAAATCGCATCGTCCGATCATCGTGA
- a CDS encoding DUF2237 family protein: MIAPAKPAEPVVETARNVLGEPLKTCSTDPLTGFYRNGCCDTGPEDAGQHTVCAVMTDEFLKFSRDCGNDLITPHPQWNFPGLVDGDHWCLCVLRWKEAFEAGMAPQVVLAATHENALQFVRLEDLKAFAVD; encoded by the coding sequence ATGATCGCGCCCGCCAAACCTGCCGAACCAGTCGTGGAAACCGCTCGCAATGTGCTGGGCGAGCCGCTGAAGACCTGTTCGACCGATCCCCTGACCGGCTTCTATCGCAACGGCTGCTGCGACACCGGGCCGGAAGACGCCGGACAGCACACGGTCTGCGCCGTCATGACGGACGAATTCCTCAAGTTCTCGCGTGATTGCGGCAACGATTTAATCACACCGCACCCGCAGTGGAACTTTCCGGGCCTCGTCGACGGCGATCATTGGTGTCTGTGCGTGCTGCGCTGGAAGGAGGCCTTCGAAGCGGGAATGGCCCCGCAGGTGGTCCTCGCCGCGACACACGAGAACGCCCTGCAGTTCGTCCGCCTCGAAGACCTCAAAGCGTTCGCAGTCGATTAA
- a CDS encoding L,D-transpeptidase family protein, translating into MASRLRSDRPYDAFIWTVALLAFGGLTMWHFEMWPTGWNPEHAIEVTDLNGEGTEAVEDLLPESELDVPGTLVNNDFDESAHEATNNNQNSDVDLAVFEQSEPPQQAEPRFPEELNLRDQVAALPQRVPPQWPPTEPARTAEIDGPDRAVRSQAGAVIPASSVRNEGVDDGWPAQKGATDAFAIKSFHPDDQHVLPPTTSANLGRTDEDFSSEQLASPRQLSQWLQIADAKLAEGNLRDANRLFSRALWGSERPSGELLEKIDRTAAKLFFRLSDRYQADHVVKAGESIEQIARKYDVSWQYLARLNRLNSFKLTPGTKLKVVTGPFGATIDQSDFVLTLHLGKERQYVRRYPTGFGQDAPIPSGRYLVAGRVINPDYRGPDGTMVAGGSAANPLGGFRIKLTDATGRLSSVSIHGTNDANLVGRPSGPGTIRLRNEDAAELFDMLSDGSVITVQP; encoded by the coding sequence ATGGCTTCCCGCCTTCGCAGCGATCGACCGTACGATGCCTTTATCTGGACCGTCGCCTTATTGGCGTTCGGCGGCTTGACGATGTGGCACTTCGAAATGTGGCCGACCGGCTGGAATCCGGAGCATGCCATCGAAGTCACCGACCTCAATGGTGAGGGAACCGAAGCCGTTGAAGACTTGCTGCCGGAAAGCGAGCTCGACGTTCCCGGTACGCTGGTGAACAACGACTTCGACGAGTCTGCTCACGAGGCGACTAACAACAACCAAAATTCCGATGTCGACCTCGCCGTGTTCGAGCAGAGTGAACCGCCCCAGCAGGCTGAGCCACGATTTCCGGAAGAATTAAATCTGCGCGATCAGGTTGCGGCATTGCCGCAGCGCGTGCCGCCGCAGTGGCCGCCGACCGAACCGGCCCGGACCGCCGAAATCGATGGCCCGGACCGTGCCGTGAGGTCTCAAGCCGGCGCGGTGATTCCGGCCTCTTCTGTACGGAACGAAGGCGTCGATGATGGCTGGCCTGCTCAGAAAGGGGCAACCGACGCGTTCGCAATCAAATCGTTTCACCCTGACGACCAGCATGTGCTTCCGCCGACGACCTCGGCAAACTTGGGGCGGACCGATGAAGACTTCAGTTCGGAACAGCTTGCCTCGCCGCGGCAACTGAGCCAGTGGTTGCAAATCGCCGATGCGAAATTGGCTGAGGGGAATCTTCGCGACGCCAATCGCCTGTTCAGTCGAGCTCTCTGGGGGTCCGAACGGCCTTCGGGAGAGTTGCTTGAGAAAATCGATCGGACTGCCGCAAAGTTGTTCTTTCGGCTCAGCGATCGCTATCAAGCGGACCACGTGGTCAAAGCCGGCGAGTCGATCGAGCAAATTGCCCGCAAATATGACGTTTCGTGGCAGTATCTGGCTCGACTCAATCGACTCAATTCGTTCAAGCTGACCCCGGGCACGAAACTGAAGGTCGTGACCGGGCCGTTTGGCGCAACGATCGATCAATCCGATTTCGTGCTGACTTTGCACTTAGGCAAGGAGCGTCAATACGTGCGCCGTTACCCGACCGGTTTCGGACAGGATGCCCCGATTCCCTCGGGCCGCTACCTTGTGGCCGGACGGGTGATCAATCCTGACTACCGCGGGCCTGACGGAACGATGGTGGCCGGTGGATCGGCCGCCAATCCGCTCGGCGGGTTTCGGATCAAGCTGACCGACGCTACGGGCCGCCTATCCTCCGTCTCGATCCACGGGACGAATGATGCGAATCTCGTGGGTCGGCCGAGCGGTCCTGGCACCATTCGGCTGCGAAATGAAGATGCTGCCGAGCTGTTCGATATGCTCAGCGACGGCTCGGTGATTACCGTCCAACCGTAG
- the aceE gene encoding pyruvate dehydrogenase (acetyl-transferring), homodimeric type — protein sequence MSNETVAEPASGIDELELQDWYESLEDILYRYGPEEAGHLLEQLEERAARRGVVLPFSATTPYQNTIPLSQQPEYPGDMELEQKIRRLIRWNAAVMVVRANKHEDGIGGHISTYASSCTLYEVGFNHFFHARTDDHTGDMVYFQGHASPGMYARAFIEGRLEESHLENFRRELPRGSGLSSYPHPWLMPEFWQFPTVSMGLGPITSIYHARFLRYLKNRGVMETDKSNVWCFLGDGEMDEPESLGAITLPAREKLDNLIWVINCNLQRLDGPVRGNAKIIQEMEGIFRGAGWNVLKVVWGSTWDKVFEKDEQGKLVKRLGEMVDGEYQRLSIESGAENRAQICGDDEDLHRILGHFSDEEIDDLRRGGHSQRKVYAAYKKATDRNGKPTVVLAKTIKGWGLGSAGEGKNVAHNAKKMTPDELKAFRSRFSLNFTDEELQEKPPFLRPENGSPEYEYLHSRRKELGGFVPARRPTDESLQIPALDVFSKYLEGTREGQSASTTFVFGQIIALLMRDKNIGKRVVPIIPDEARTFGMEGLFKQVGIYAPFGQLYEPVDRNQLMYYKESQSGQLLEEGINEAGAMSSFIAAGTAYANLGYNMIPFYVYYSMFGFQRVGDLCWLAGDSRTKGFLVGGTSGRTSLNGEGLQHQDGHSQLMASTIPNLVAYDPAYAFELTVIIQDGLRRMYADGEQVFYYLSVYNDNYEMPRMPEDDDGHIREGVLRGMYQFSSTLEGKESKASVRPQLFGSGPIMNCVREAQDILAEKFGIGTDAWSVTSYNELQREARACTRWNRLNSDKSPRKSFLENQLDGIDGPVIAASDNIRAVQDQVREWVPTRYVALGTDGFGRSETRDNLRRHFEVDAESIVYATLAALAEDGHFDKSKLPGILKDFGINPETIDPIKA from the coding sequence ATGTCGAATGAGACCGTCGCCGAGCCCGCCTCCGGCATCGACGAATTGGAGCTCCAGGATTGGTACGAATCGCTCGAAGATATCCTGTATCGCTACGGGCCGGAAGAAGCCGGCCATTTGCTTGAGCAGTTGGAGGAGCGGGCGGCCCGGCGTGGCGTCGTGTTGCCGTTTTCCGCTACCACGCCGTACCAGAATACGATTCCCCTGTCGCAACAGCCCGAATACCCGGGTGACATGGAATTGGAACAGAAGATTCGGCGGCTGATCCGCTGGAATGCCGCCGTGATGGTCGTGCGGGCCAACAAGCACGAAGACGGCATCGGCGGGCACATCTCAACCTACGCGAGCTCCTGTACGCTCTACGAAGTCGGCTTCAACCATTTCTTCCACGCCCGGACCGACGACCACACCGGCGACATGGTCTACTTCCAAGGGCACGCCTCGCCCGGAATGTATGCCCGCGCCTTTATCGAAGGGCGGTTGGAAGAGTCGCACCTGGAGAATTTCCGCCGCGAATTGCCACGCGGCAGCGGCCTGTCCTCCTATCCGCACCCGTGGCTAATGCCGGAATTCTGGCAGTTCCCCACGGTCAGCATGGGTCTCGGGCCGATCACGTCGATCTATCACGCACGCTTTTTGCGATACCTCAAGAATCGCGGAGTGATGGAGACCGATAAATCGAACGTCTGGTGCTTCCTCGGCGATGGCGAAATGGACGAGCCGGAGAGCCTTGGGGCGATCACCCTGCCCGCTCGCGAAAAGCTCGACAATCTCATCTGGGTCATCAACTGCAACCTGCAGCGGCTCGATGGACCGGTCCGCGGCAACGCCAAAATTATCCAGGAGATGGAAGGCATCTTCCGCGGCGCGGGCTGGAACGTGCTCAAAGTCGTCTGGGGCAGCACCTGGGATAAGGTCTTCGAGAAAGACGAACAGGGCAAACTCGTCAAACGCCTCGGAGAGATGGTCGACGGTGAGTACCAGCGTCTCAGCATTGAGTCGGGCGCTGAGAACCGTGCGCAGATTTGCGGGGATGACGAAGACCTGCACCGCATCCTCGGCCACTTCAGCGATGAAGAAATCGACGACCTGCGTCGCGGAGGCCATTCGCAGCGCAAGGTTTACGCCGCTTATAAGAAGGCGACCGATCGAAACGGCAAGCCGACCGTCGTGTTGGCGAAAACAATTAAGGGCTGGGGACTCGGCAGCGCGGGTGAAGGCAAGAACGTCGCCCACAACGCCAAGAAGATGACTCCGGACGAATTAAAGGCGTTTCGCTCGCGGTTCAGTCTGAATTTCACCGACGAAGAGCTTCAGGAAAAACCGCCCTTCTTGCGGCCGGAGAACGGATCACCCGAATACGAATATCTCCACTCGCGGCGAAAAGAACTCGGCGGCTTCGTCCCAGCGCGACGACCGACCGATGAGAGCCTGCAGATTCCGGCGTTGGATGTCTTCTCGAAATACCTTGAAGGCACCCGCGAAGGCCAGTCCGCCAGCACCACATTTGTCTTCGGGCAGATCATCGCTTTGCTCATGCGGGACAAGAACATCGGCAAACGCGTCGTGCCGATCATTCCCGACGAGGCCCGCACCTTCGGCATGGAAGGCCTCTTTAAGCAGGTCGGCATCTATGCGCCGTTCGGGCAGCTCTACGAGCCGGTCGATCGCAATCAATTGATGTACTATAAAGAATCGCAAAGCGGGCAGTTGCTCGAAGAAGGGATTAATGAAGCCGGGGCGATGTCCTCCTTCATTGCGGCGGGCACGGCTTACGCCAACCTCGGCTACAACATGATCCCCTTCTATGTTTATTACTCGATGTTCGGGTTTCAGCGGGTCGGCGACCTTTGCTGGCTCGCCGGCGACAGCCGCACCAAAGGCTTTCTGGTCGGCGGAACGAGCGGCCGGACATCCCTGAACGGCGAAGGCTTACAGCACCAGGATGGGCACAGCCAGTTGATGGCGTCGACGATCCCCAACCTTGTCGCCTACGACCCCGCCTACGCCTTCGAATTGACCGTCATCATTCAGGACGGATTGCGTCGGATGTACGCCGATGGCGAGCAGGTCTTCTATTACCTGAGCGTCTACAACGACAACTACGAGATGCCGCGGATGCCCGAAGATGACGACGGGCATATCCGCGAGGGCGTCCTCCGGGGCATGTATCAATTCAGCAGCACGCTCGAAGGCAAAGAGTCGAAGGCATCGGTCAGGCCGCAATTGTTCGGGAGCGGGCCGATTATGAATTGCGTGCGGGAAGCTCAGGATATCCTCGCCGAGAAATTCGGGATCGGAACCGACGCCTGGAGTGTGACCAGCTACAACGAATTGCAGCGTGAGGCTCGCGCCTGCACTCGTTGGAACCGGCTTAATAGCGACAAGTCGCCTCGCAAGAGCTTCCTCGAAAACCAACTCGACGGCATCGACGGTCCGGTCATTGCCGCCAGTGACAACATTCGCGCCGTGCAGGATCAGGTTCGCGAGTGGGTTCCGACCCGCTACGTTGCGCTCGGCACCGACGGGTTCGGACGCAGCGAAACGCGTGACAACCTGCGACGACACTTTGAAGTCGACGCCGAAAGCATCGTCTACGCGACTCTGGCCGCGCTCGCAGAGGACGGCCACTTCGACAAGTCGAAGCTTCCCGGCATTCTTAAAGACTTCGGCATCAACCCCGAAACCATTGACCCGATCAAGGCCTAG
- a CDS encoding lactonase family protein: MKMKNVLKVCRPVFSVVIATALVLGTGYALADQPVYIGAIGKADDGPGIYRMMLDNDGQLSAPEKLAEIAGAGFFGFAPEGDALISISRPPRGSGREGELVGFRIDSDGMLTKRGTIRTGGIGPCYVEVSKRGDHALVAHYSSGSVFVASLADDGSPTKQTAFVQHEGSSVHPKRQSGPHAHAIRLDPSGTIAVVPDLGADRLFVYRFDPATGELTPADPPSIKASAPGSGPRHNFFSPDGRFMYLVNEMTSKVTAYAFDAEDATLKELQTLSTLPADYEGGNSCSEVRVHPTGQYVFAANRGHNSIAAFAINADDGTLTFLEAEPTGGEIPRHFNVTPDGKFVVIANQRSNTVTVLPFDEEAGELSEAVSSVPLPNPMCVQFPPGN; the protein is encoded by the coding sequence ATGAAGATGAAGAACGTATTAAAAGTATGTCGCCCTGTTTTCTCGGTTGTGATCGCGACCGCTCTCGTTCTTGGGACCGGATATGCTCTCGCCGACCAGCCGGTCTACATCGGTGCGATCGGCAAGGCCGATGACGGGCCCGGCATTTATCGAATGATGCTTGATAATGACGGGCAACTATCGGCGCCGGAGAAGTTGGCCGAAATCGCCGGGGCGGGTTTCTTCGGTTTCGCGCCGGAGGGGGATGCGTTGATCTCGATCTCGAGGCCGCCGCGGGGTTCTGGGCGCGAAGGCGAGCTCGTCGGCTTTAGGATCGACTCCGACGGAATGCTTACCAAGCGAGGCACGATTCGCACCGGCGGCATCGGCCCGTGCTATGTCGAAGTCAGCAAGCGGGGTGATCACGCGCTGGTTGCTCATTACAGCAGCGGCAGCGTTTTCGTTGCTTCACTTGCTGATGACGGTTCGCCGACAAAGCAGACGGCGTTTGTGCAGCACGAAGGTTCGAGCGTCCACCCGAAGCGCCAGTCGGGACCGCACGCTCACGCGATCCGGCTTGATCCTTCGGGAACGATAGCCGTCGTTCCCGATCTCGGAGCCGATCGATTGTTCGTCTATCGCTTCGATCCGGCTACCGGCGAATTAACGCCCGCCGATCCCCCGTCGATTAAGGCGAGTGCCCCCGGGTCGGGTCCGCGACATAACTTCTTCAGTCCGGACGGTCGGTTCATGTATCTCGTCAATGAGATGACTTCCAAGGTGACCGCGTATGCGTTCGATGCCGAAGATGCGACTCTTAAAGAATTGCAAACCCTCTCGACGTTGCCCGCGGATTACGAAGGCGGCAATTCGTGTTCCGAGGTGCGTGTCCATCCGACAGGGCAATATGTGTTTGCTGCCAATCGGGGACACAATAGCATCGCGGCGTTCGCGATTAACGCCGATGACGGCACGTTGACCTTTCTGGAAGCGGAACCGACCGGCGGCGAGATCCCCCGGCACTTCAACGTCACGCCGGACGGCAAATTTGTCGTGATTGCAAATCAACGCTCGAATACGGTCACAGTGCTGCCGTTCGACGAGGAGGCCGGCGAACTCTCGGAAGCGGTCAGTTCGGTGCCGCTGCCGAATCCGATGTGCGTTCAGTTCCCGCCTGGGAATTGA
- a CDS encoding inorganic diphosphatase: protein MMHPWHDVTPGEQLPEQFQAIVEIPQGSSVKYELDKETGLLRLDRMLYSAVYYPSNYGFIPQTLAEDDDPLDVLVLCKEPVDPLTILNARAIGLMTMIDAGAKDHKVLAVATDDPEYNWCTEAGELPAHRLNMVRRFFQDYKMLEGKAVEVDEIQPAAAARPVIEDALNEYSKKRRKGFQYHKG from the coding sequence ATAATGCATCCATGGCATGACGTAACCCCCGGTGAGCAGTTGCCTGAGCAGTTTCAGGCGATCGTGGAGATCCCGCAGGGGTCGAGCGTGAAGTATGAGCTCGACAAAGAGACGGGGCTGCTGCGGCTCGATCGGATGCTCTATTCGGCGGTTTATTACCCGTCGAACTACGGCTTTATTCCGCAGACGTTGGCGGAAGACGACGACCCGCTCGACGTGCTTGTACTTTGCAAAGAGCCGGTCGATCCGCTGACGATCCTGAATGCCCGCGCGATCGGCCTGATGACCATGATCGACGCCGGGGCGAAGGACCATAAGGTGCTCGCCGTCGCGACCGACGACCCCGAATACAACTGGTGTACCGAGGCGGGCGAGTTACCCGCGCACCGGTTAAATATGGTCCGACGGTTCTTTCAGGACTATAAGATGCTGGAGGGCAAGGCGGTCGAAGTCGACGAAATCCAACCCGCCGCCGCCGCCCGCCCGGTTATTGAAGACGCGCTTAACGAATACAGCAAGAAACGGCGTAAGGGCTTTCAGTATCATAAGGGGTGA
- a CDS encoding 2-oxo acid dehydrogenase subunit E2 produces MIEFKLPEVAEGVTSADISEIMVSEGDTVEEGQTVCEVETEKAVAPVECPHAGTIAKIHVATGDSVEVGAVLMSIEETAGASKEGASASTEPAKSESAKPAAEQLASEKAASAEPSPQPASAQGSAEPRFTLTDSNGKRPPAAAAPSVRRLAREMGIDLQDVPGSARGGRITKEDLEAYASGQTTGAATPAIHRGDLTTTATGSDVGLMAAPPLPDFTQFGSVSREKMNKLARTAATNLSYSWQTIPHVTQHDMVDITDLEASRKSFMAGAGKNGPKITMTAIMIKACCAALKQHPKFNSSLDLGSGEIVVKEYLHIGIAVDTEAGLVVPVIRDADQKTILDIAAELTEIAGRARDRKLSINEMQGGTFTITNLGGIGGSSFTPIVNHPEVAILGMSRGQKQLKLADGQPVERMMLPLSLSYDHRVINGADAARFITTLNRSLSDFMTLLVSA; encoded by the coding sequence ATGATCGAATTTAAACTCCCCGAAGTCGCCGAAGGCGTGACCTCCGCGGACATCTCCGAAATCATGGTCTCGGAGGGTGACACCGTTGAGGAGGGGCAGACCGTTTGCGAGGTCGAAACCGAAAAGGCCGTCGCCCCGGTCGAGTGCCCGCACGCCGGGACGATCGCCAAGATTCACGTCGCCACCGGTGACAGTGTCGAAGTCGGCGCGGTCTTAATGTCGATTGAAGAGACGGCCGGAGCGAGCAAAGAGGGGGCATCGGCCTCAACCGAGCCCGCAAAATCAGAATCGGCCAAGCCCGCTGCGGAACAGCTTGCTTCGGAAAAGGCGGCGTCGGCGGAACCGTCACCGCAGCCCGCGTCGGCCCAAGGGTCGGCGGAGCCTCGCTTCACACTCACCGACAGCAACGGCAAACGTCCGCCCGCTGCGGCGGCCCCGAGTGTTCGCCGGCTCGCCCGTGAAATGGGAATCGACCTGCAGGACGTCCCCGGCTCCGCTCGGGGCGGCCGAATTACCAAAGAAGACCTCGAAGCCTATGCGTCGGGCCAAACCACCGGTGCGGCCACTCCGGCGATCCACCGCGGCGATCTGACGACAACGGCGACCGGTTCCGATGTCGGACTGATGGCCGCGCCCCCGCTGCCCGACTTCACGCAGTTCGGGTCCGTCTCGCGCGAGAAGATGAACAAGCTCGCGCGAACCGCCGCCACGAATCTCTCTTACAGTTGGCAGACGATTCCCCATGTCACGCAGCACGACATGGTCGACATTACCGACCTCGAAGCCTCCCGTAAGAGCTTTATGGCGGGGGCCGGCAAGAACGGCCCCAAGATCACGATGACCGCCATCATGATCAAAGCCTGCTGCGCCGCTTTAAAGCAGCATCCGAAGTTTAATTCGAGCCTCGATCTGGGCTCCGGCGAGATCGTGGTGAAGGAATACTTACACATCGGTATTGCGGTCGACACCGAGGCCGGTCTGGTCGTGCCGGTGATCCGTGATGCTGACCAAAAGACGATCCTCGATATCGCTGCGGAACTGACCGAAATCGCCGGACGGGCCCGTGACCGCAAGTTGTCGATCAACGAAATGCAGGGCGGCACCTTCACGATCACCAACCTCGGCGGCATCGGCGGCTCCAGCTTTACGCCGATCGTGAATCACCCCGAGGTCGCGATCCTCGGAATGAGCCGCGGCCAGAAGCAATTAAAACTAGCGGACGGCCAACCGGTCGAACGGATGATGCTCCCACTGAGCCTCAGCTACGACCACCGCGTCATCAACGGAGCCGACGCCGCCCGCTTCATCACAACCCTCAACCGCAGCCTGAGCGACTTCATGACGCTGCTGGTCAGTGCGTGA
- a CDS encoding DUF1559 domain-containing protein, with product MNAPHYNVRLASTMVGIGVIALLVTLGIPALQAMTHSARAVDCENRLRMIAVSLHTFSVNDPREAFCSGGYDYLRDGCPDTYGWVADFQVLEPLRESEDPANPLLCPEYLTFGSATLNDLIGRSESPTQPLVDAGTFADRNIGLCEGFAADTDGDGKSDIGLFDPGSSERIDRVDKMVAAGYETNYVASWFLTRSKIRHDCDGNHIAVVREEGRVTDPAGSFGPMRRRDLETGSIPSNAIPFAADGGIAPGERGSLVSDFGNNFQQGDPLAETQTGGPIAWDQSSGTFLTPQPGMMLVESGLVSDHNHAHCFTRDEQINYDIKTITPPTKREWLQDTRQWGTPHSSGPLGATFACILMADGRVKRVNDLNGDGVLNPGFQNVGPGSGYSDSTVELAPAIVWSGPLIPSVRFIGGGFERDDFE from the coding sequence ATGAATGCGCCGCATTACAATGTAAGACTGGCCTCGACGATGGTCGGAATCGGCGTCATCGCGTTGCTTGTCACCCTCGGGATTCCCGCGCTACAGGCGATGACGCATTCCGCCCGCGCGGTGGATTGCGAAAACAGGCTGAGAATGATCGCGGTTTCGCTGCATACGTTTTCCGTCAATGATCCGCGCGAGGCGTTTTGCTCCGGCGGATACGACTATCTCCGCGACGGCTGCCCCGATACATACGGCTGGGTCGCCGACTTTCAGGTACTTGAGCCGCTTCGAGAGAGTGAGGACCCTGCGAACCCGCTGTTGTGCCCGGAGTATCTCACATTCGGCTCAGCCACGTTAAACGATCTAATTGGCCGATCGGAGTCACCGACACAGCCATTGGTCGATGCCGGGACGTTCGCCGACCGAAACATCGGTTTGTGCGAAGGATTCGCTGCGGATACGGACGGTGACGGGAAAAGCGATATCGGACTGTTCGATCCCGGCAGTTCGGAGCGTATTGATCGCGTCGACAAGATGGTCGCCGCAGGTTACGAGACGAATTACGTCGCGAGTTGGTTTCTCACACGCAGCAAAATACGACACGACTGCGATGGCAACCACATTGCCGTGGTCCGGGAAGAGGGTCGTGTGACCGATCCGGCCGGTAGCTTCGGACCGATGCGGAGGCGCGATCTTGAGACGGGCTCGATTCCTTCCAATGCAATCCCATTCGCAGCCGACGGCGGCATCGCCCCCGGCGAAAGAGGGAGTTTGGTCAGCGACTTCGGCAATAATTTTCAACAAGGCGACCCGCTGGCGGAAACGCAGACGGGTGGTCCGATTGCCTGGGATCAGTCAAGCGGAACGTTTCTCACCCCTCAGCCGGGAATGATGCTGGTCGAGTCCGGGTTGGTAAGCGATCACAACCATGCACACTGTTTCACTCGAGACGAGCAAATCAATTATGACATCAAAACGATCACGCCTCCGACGAAACGCGAATGGCTGCAGGACACCCGGCAGTGGGGAACGCCTCATTCGAGCGGGCCGTTGGGGGCGACGTTCGCCTGCATCTTAATGGCCGACGGGAGAGTGAAGCGGGTTAACGACCTTAACGGCGACGGAGTACTCAATCCCGGCTTTCAGAACGTCGGCCCCGGCTCCGGTTATTCTGACTCGACCGTCGAACTCGCCCCCGCCATCGTCTGGTCGGGGCCGTTGATACCCAGCGTGAGGTTCATCGGGGGTGGATTTGAACGCGATGACTTTGAGTAA